The DNA sequence AGGGCGTTGCCCTCATCGTCATAGCTGGCCTTGCCCTTCTCGTGCACCCAGCGTAGGCTGCCATCCCTGTGCTGAATACGGTATTGCACTTCGAAGCTCTGCTGCTCGGCGATCCCCTTGTTGATCGCCGTGTCGGTGGCTTCCCTGTCCGCCTCCAGGATCAGGCTGGCAAAGACCCGTTTCTTGTTCTCGATAAAGTCGGCGGCGGGATAGCCGGTGATCTCGGCGATGTTGTCGCTGACATACTCCATCACCCACTGCTCGCCCAATCGGGTACGGTAGACGGCGCCGGGAATATTGCCCACCAGGCCACGGAAACGACTCTCGCTGTCCTTGATCCGCTTGGCGGTAGCCAACTCTTCTGTCATGTCCCGTATCGAGGCCGCCACCTGGCGCAAACCGTCGCTGTCGGCGGGTAGCAGCCCCAGGCTAATCTCCACCGGAAACAGGCTGCCGTCGGCCTTCTTTGCCTTGAGCGTCTTACCCAGCCCCAGGCCCATGCGACGATCCACCCCTTCGCCGATAAACTTGGCTCTTAGGGCCTCATGATGCTTGACGCTATCGGGCACCAGCTGGTCGACATTCAGCGCCAGCATCTGCTGGGCATCATAGCCAAACAGCTGCTGGCAGCGACTGTTGCTGAAGACGACTTGGCCCTGCTCGTCGACGATCAACATAGCCTCGGGCGCCGATTCCAGCACGGCGTTGGACCACGCCGCCGCCGAGAACTGTTCGGTCACATCGTTAAACAGCATCTCGATGGAAAGCAGCTCGCCGTTGTCCGACAATAGCGGCTGCATGAAGAGATCCAGGCGACGCACACTGCCGTTGGCGGCGATCATCTCCACCTGATGGGGCGGCACACTATTGCCCTGCAGGGCGCTGTCCATGTACTCCCAGTTCGCCTCGTTGATGGGGTTGTCGGAGAACATCCGCTGATATTTACGCTTGAGCAGATCCGGGCTGACCCCCAGCACCTTCTCGACACCCGCAGAAACCTGGGCTATCTGACCATCGGGCTCCAGCGAGCAGTAGAAGGACTTGTCGCTCATGCCATCGATCAGCTTGGCGAAACGGTTACCGCGTGAATCCAGCAGCGCTTGCTCGCGCTGGGCCAGCACCTCGGCCAGCTCGTTAAACTTGTCCGTTAGGGTCTCCACCTCGGTCACCGCGCCCCGGGTGCCTTCGATATGTTTGGTCTTACCGGCGCCGAAGGCCACTATGCCGGCGGCTAGGCGCTCGATGGGCAGTGACAGGCGTCTGGCGGTGAGATAACCCGTCAGGTAAAGCACGGCAGAGATAAGCAGCAGGGTCAGCACTAGGGAGGAGAGCCCCATGTAGAGCTGATGGGAGAGCTTGTCCTCCTGGGTCATGATCACCACCCGCCAGTTGAGCTTAGGCACCACGCCTACGCTGGCGAGATAGGCCTGACCATCGGCGGCCAACATGCGGCTGTTCCCGGATTTGGCCGACTGGAGTAGGGTGATGAAGTCGCCGTTGTCATTTGATGGGGCGAGCCACTTATCTGTGCCCTGAGACATCAGCAGCTGCGCATCCTTGTGGTAGATCAGCCGCCCCTTGTCATCCAATACCAGCATGCGATCGGCATCGATCCCCGCCATAGCTGGCAGGGCGTCCAGGGCCAGATCCACAGTCACCACGCCCCAATAGGGACTCGAGGGGCCGAAGGGGTGGGAGAAGGTGATCATCAAGATGTTACCGGCGCCCTCGTCGAAATAGGGCAGCGACCAGTAGCCCTGGGGCTTGTCTATCGCCTCGCTCCACCAGGCCCATTGGCCGTCGGTGTAGTCATAGCTGTCGGCGCCGATATCCAGGAACTTCACCCCGTCCTGATCCCGGTAGACATAGGGGGCATAGGGCTGTTGATTAGGTGTCAGGCTGGGGCGAAAGGCGATGGCGCTGGCATAGAAATCGCTCTGGCGCTCCAGGCGCCGGGTCAGCAATGCCTTGAGCTCACCATCTTGATGGACCAGCTGATCGCGACTCATCTGGCCTAAGAGATCGGCAAAGGTACGGGTATCCTCCTCGGCGAAGGAGAGAAAATGATGCACCCTGCTGGCCACCATCTCGGCCTGCTTCTCGAGATCGCCATAGAGGTAGCTCTCTTCGGCCCGGTAGTTAAACCAGGCGATCAGGCTCAATACCATGGCCATGATGGCGATAAGGGGTAAGGCAATCTGTACGATTATCCGGCTACGAAAGGTACGAAGTCTGCTCATGTCCATATTCCACAGTGCAATCGGCTTAGCGGCGCGCAGGCCTGCCACGGCTCACCCACTCAGCGCCAGTTTCATGACTGACTAAGTAACGGGTAAGCTCACCCACTTCCGTGTCTGCCTGGGGCCGTTTTCCGACACGAAAGACTCTGCTCTTCAAATAGTGAAAACTTGCTAACTTCATGATGAACCAGAAAAATACTTGCTCATTAAATCACCTTGCCCATCGACAATCAACCAGTTAGCGCGATCTTTACCTTTGGTCGAACACTCGATTAAACAGGTGAAAAATAAGCCGCTTTTCACCAGCCCCTGAGCCGCCATCTGAAAGTGAAAATCCAACATCAAGTGCACGAGGTTTCACCACCATAGATCCTTTGCTCGAGACGCTACGTAAGTAATAAGTATAACCCTGTGTTTAGGGGCTGGTTGGCAGTTGCAATCTGCTATCGATAGGGTTATCAATGGGTTTACTGGGCTATTGATTTAATGGGCTATTGATTTAATGGGCTGTGGCTTCAATGAACAATGCCTTTAAAGGAAAGCCTGCCGCAAGCCAACTTCAGCGCTTGGGCGATCAAAGAATAAGGACAGGCAATGACGAGTGTCGCGACCCTGAGCGAGATCTCAAAGGGCTTTAACGACGGCGATAAGTTTCATCTTGTGCTGGACAGGCTCGACCTAGAGCTCGCCCTCGGCGAGACGGTTGCCCTCACCGGCCCGAGCGGAAGCGGCAAGAGCACGCTACTCAATATCATCGCAGGATTCGAGCGCCCCAGCAGTGGCGCCCTCACCCTATTAACCCAAGATACCCGAACCTGGGACGACAGCCGCTGGAGCCAGTTCAGACACCACCAACTAGGCGTCGTCTTCCAGCAATTTAACCTGCTCACCCCGCTCAATGTCGAAGACAACATCGCCTTTCCCCTGCATCTGCAGGGAGACGGCTGGAACGCCTGGTGCGATCACCTGGTCGACGCACTCGGGCTAAGGCCCCTGCTCAAGCGTCACGTGGAGGCCTTGTCTGGCGGTCAACAGCAAAGGGTGGCCATCGCCCGGGCCCTGGCCCACAAGCCAGCATTATTGCTGGCGGACGAACCCACGGGCAACCTGGATCAGACCACTAGCCTGGAGGTGATGGCGCTTATCTGCGACTTGGCCGCCGAGCACGACACCAGCATCTTAATGGTGACCCACTCCATGGAGTGCGCCGCCTTCATGCAGCGCCGCTGGCACCTGGATCTTGGTCGGGTGCATGAGTAGCCTAGTTGTTAACAGTCAGGCGGGCGGCGTAAAGGCGCTGCTGCGCGCCACCCGTCTTACCCTCAGGGTATTCGCCGCCCACTATAAGAAGGCGCCGCTGCAGGCCGGAGCGATACTGAT is a window from the Shewanella loihica PV-4 genome containing:
- a CDS encoding ABC transporter ATP-binding protein — its product is MTSVATLSEISKGFNDGDKFHLVLDRLDLELALGETVALTGPSGSGKSTLLNIIAGFERPSSGALTLLTQDTRTWDDSRWSQFRHHQLGVVFQQFNLLTPLNVEDNIAFPLHLQGDGWNAWCDHLVDALGLRPLLKRHVEALSGGQQQRVAIARALAHKPALLLADEPTGNLDQTTSLEVMALICDLAAEHDTSILMVTHSMECAAFMQRRWHLDLGRVHE